A single region of the Actinomycetota bacterium genome encodes:
- a CDS encoding MBL fold metallo-hydrolase, which translates to MRVTILGTGAACPRAGGACSGFLVRGENATVWLDAGNGTLSRLLEHVSCFDLDALVISHSHADHISDVLPFMYGLGFADEPVQDFPVYAPPDVPPIVSAPLGSGSIDIFRRVFDFSTTGPVFEVGDLRFEPFRTVHPVETYGYRISEGDRTFVYTSDTAPFPELADCCRDADLLLCEATFVHPMPSPPDIHMWAEEAGQMAQKAGAPRLLLTHVWPTIPLEAAVQEAASAYTGSVEAAAEGTTYTV; encoded by the coding sequence ATGCGCGTGACCATCCTCGGCACCGGTGCGGCATGCCCTCGCGCGGGTGGAGCCTGCTCGGGCTTTCTGGTCCGCGGCGAGAACGCGACCGTGTGGCTGGACGCCGGCAACGGGACGTTGTCGCGCCTGCTGGAGCATGTGTCCTGCTTTGACCTCGACGCGCTGGTGATCTCTCACTCGCACGCGGACCACATCTCGGACGTGCTTCCGTTCATGTACGGGCTGGGCTTCGCCGACGAGCCCGTCCAGGACTTCCCGGTGTACGCACCGCCGGACGTCCCGCCCATAGTCTCGGCCCCCCTGGGGTCGGGCTCGATCGACATCTTCCGGCGTGTCTTCGACTTCAGCACGACCGGGCCGGTCTTCGAGGTCGGGGACCTGCGATTTGAGCCGTTCAGGACGGTTCACCCCGTGGAGACGTACGGCTACCGCATAAGCGAGGGAGACAGGACTTTCGTCTACACGTCCGACACCGCGCCTTTCCCCGAACTGGCCGACTGCTGCCGCGACGCCGACCTTCTGCTGTGCGAGGCGACGTTCGTCCACCCGATGCCCTCGCCGCCGGACATCCACATGTGGGCCGAGGAGGCCGGCCAGATGGCCCAGAAGGCGGGCGCGCCGCGGTTGTTGCTGACGCATGTCTGGCCGACTATCCCGCTGGAGGCCGCTGTCCAGGAGGCG